The DNA window TATATTATATAATTAAAATTATAATAATTCAAATTATTATAATTTTAATTATATCCAATGCAACTCCATATTTTCATAAAAAAATTTAAAAAAATTTAAACTTTTGATATAATAAAAAGGCTCTAAAAATTAAGGAGGTATTAAATGAAAGTACATCATGTTTGTATTGAAACATCTAAGTATAATGAATCGATATTTTTTTACACTAAAGTTTTAAATTTTTCATTAAAAAAAGAAACACCTAATTTTCATGGGAGAGACTATAACTCTTGGTTAGAATTAGATGGATTTTATATCGAATTGCAAACACCTAAAAATAAAGAACGAAAAGAATCTATTCCAAATGATAAAGGCTTGGTACATGTTTGTTTTTTTGTAGAAGATATTTTTAAAGAGTTAGAAAGAATAAAATTAATTTACAATAAATTTAAACTAAAAAATAATGAAATTTTATATAATGTAGAAGGGGGAATGCTTTTTAAATTAGTTGCCCCAGAGGGGACAATTATAGAAATTAGGGATAATCCATTATTTTAATATCTTAATTTAAAATTTATAGCAATTTTTTTCAAATGTAAAAGGTTACACAAAGTTGATTAAAATTAAAAAATAAAAAGTGGCTATTAATCTCAAATGCCACTTTTTATTTAAATTAGATAAAATAGTGATAGTTTATTCTAAATTAATACCCTATAAAATATGCAATAACGATTGCAGCAGCTCCGATACTTAGCCAGATTCCCATGAGAGGAGCCATCCACTTCACCCATTTTTCATATGAGATTTGTGAAATTGCAAGATAACTCATAAGTCCTCCAGCAGTTGGATTGATATAGTTTGTAAATCCGTCTCCATATTGAAAAGCTAAAACAACAGTTTGTCTAGAAACTCCTATCATATCCCCTAAAGGAGCCATGATGGGCATAGTTGTTGCAGCTTGTCCGCTTCCTGATGGAATAAATAGATTTGTTATAATCTGAACACAATACATAAGCAAAGCTGAGATAACTCCAGGTAAAGATGAAATTTTACTAGAAAGATAAAATAGAATTGTATCTATAATTTGTCCATCCTCTAATACAACTAGGATTCCACGAGCTAACCCCACAGCAAGAGCTCCAAATACAACTCCTCTAGCTCCATCTAAAAAGTTATTTGCAGAATCAGTGGGAGAGATTCCAGCAACAAAGCTTGAGGTAATTCCCATGAACATAAATATACTAATTAATTGCTCTGTTCCCCACCCATGTTTTAAAACTCCATATGTTAAAGTTATAAATCCAATTAACATAACTAAAAGAACACCTTTTTGTCTAAAAGTTAAATCTGGAATCTCTTGATTATCTGTTGATATATTAGACATAGATTTTTGTTTAACCTCTAAATCAAACACCACACTGCTAAAAGGATTTTCCTTTACTTTTCGAGCGTATCTCATAATATATAAAACTGTAGCAACGTATAAAACTATATAAACTGCTACTCTAAATCCCATTCCAGAGTAAATTGGAAGTCCAGCTATTGAGTGAGCAACTCCAACTGTAAATGGATTTATAAATCCACCAACGAAACCAACTCCAGCTCCCAAAGCTACCATAGCCATTCCAACCATAGCATCAAATCCAAGAGCTCTTGCTAAAAGAACTCCCAGTGGCACAAAAGCTATAGCTTCTGTGTTCATACCAATTGCTACTCCTCCAATTGAAAATACAAACATAACAACTGGAATTAAAAGCATCCCTTTATTTCTAAATAGGTAAGCTACTTTTGCTATTCCAGAGTCAATGGCACCTGTTCTTTGAATCATATTAAAAAATCCGCAAACCAAAAATGTGAAAAAAACAATTCCAGAAGTTGCTTGAAGACCTCTAATTAATACAGTAAATAGATTGTGTTCAGTAAAAGAGAAAAACTTAACAGGTGTATTAGCAACATATGTAAAAGTTTCTGGAGCTATAATCATTCTACCAGAGTTTACATCTTTAACTCTTTCGTAAACACCAGCAGGAATTATATAGGTTCCTATAAATGATAAAATAATCATTCCAGCAATAATTACATAGGTATGAGGAATTTTAAATTTCTTTATTTTAAGTTCCTTTCCTTTTGCACCTGCTCTACCACTATTTTTTAAATTTAAATTTGATTCACTATTCATATAGCACTCCCCTTTTTAAATTTTGTGTACATCAACCATTTTTTGATCCAATAGTTGTTCCCCAACAGTTATAAAATTTTCTAAATCTCCAGTTACATAGTAACTTATTTTATTATAATTTTTTAAATTTGCAACACTTTTTAATTTTTTTAATTGTTCACCAACTAATCTAGCAGTTTCCTTAGCTGGATTAACTATAGTACACTGAGTTATATCTCTAATTTTTTCTTCTAGATATGGGTAGTGAGTACAACCTAAGATTAGAGTATCAATATCCTTAGGTAACTTTTCAATATAGTTTTTTAAAATATTGTGAGATTCCTCGGTGTCCTTCCAACCTTTCTCTATCATAGGGCAAAGTAGTTCACATCCTTGTTGGTATACCTCATAACTTTCATTTAAATTTTGTATAGCATTTTTATAAGCGTTTGTTTTAGCTGTCAATGGAGTTGAAAGTACCCCAATTTTTTTATTTTTACTTTCCCTAAGTGCCATAGTAGCTCCTGGATTTATAACGCCTATAATTGGGAGAGTAGGAAACTTTTCTTTTAAATAATCTAGAGAAGCCACAGTGGCAGTGTTGCAAGCAATAACTATGAGGTCAACATCTTTATTTATTAAAAACTCACTGATTTTATAACAAAGCTTTTGAATATCCTCAATTGTTTTAGTTCCATATGGAGAGTTAAAACTATCACCATAATAAATAAATTCAGCAGAATCTAGCTCTTTTAATAACTCTTTTAAAACTGTTAAACCACCAACACCAGAATCAAAAACTCCTACTTTCATATTTTCCTCCTTATACTATATAAAAAATGTATAAAAAAAAGTCTAAAATTATTCTTACATAGTTTTCAAAACTATTTTAAAGATAATTTTAGACCTCATTTACTTTTAGAATCATAAATAAGTGTATTTTTTTATTTCTTCATTTATTTAATTAATAGATGTTATACCTCAAGTTTTCACTTCTGTCAAATTTTTGTTTTGATTTTTTTATTTGACTTTTAAGAGTTCTTGGAGTATATATTATTCATAGGAATTATTTGATACTAGGGGAGATAGTTGATGAAAGAAAAGTATATTGTTGGGACTGCAAAAACGTCTATAGACAATGCAATAACTAAAAATTATAATAGTTTTTTTGTAGGTTTTATCATTGATGAAAATGGAAAAATTTTAGATGTTGAAGCTTCTGCAATTTTAAAGATAACTAATGATTTTATTAAAAAAATCTTTATTGGAAAAGACTTTATAAAAGATTTTGAAGAGATAAGTTCTATCATATTAAAAAATTATTTAGGGTCCTCTCAAAAATCTATAATCGTAGCTTATAAAGACGCTATAAAAAAATATAATCAATCAGCGAATTAATACACTTATTTATCAAAAAAAAAACGTAAATAAGGTCTAAAATTCTAATTAATATAGAGTTTTAGACCTTTTTTGTATTTTAATAGTTTTATTAATCAAGGAGGATACAGTGAAATATTTAGGAACAATGACTAATGTAGATGGAGTTTTAGAGATAGGTGGAGTTTCTGTAAAAGAGTTACAGGAAAAGTATGGCACTCCTCTTTATATTTACGATTTAGAGTTTATGGAGAAAAATATAAAAGATTTGAGGGAATCTTTTGTCAGTGAAAAATTTAAAACAACTATAGTTTATGCTTCAAAGGCTTATTTATCTAAAGGAATGGCTCAAATTGTTGAAAAGAACGGACTTGATATTGATGCTGTTTCAGGTGGAGAACTATACACTATTTTAAATTCAAATTTTCCTACAAAAAGAGTTCATATGCATGGTAATAACAAATCTTTAGAAGAGATTGAGATGTGTGTAAAAAATGAGATTGGGAGCATTATTTTAGATAATAGATTTGAAGCTGAAAAAGTTGCACTTGTGTGTAGAAAATTTAATAAAAAAATGAATGTTATGTTAAGACTAAATATTGGAATAGATGCTCATACTCATGAATATATAAAAACATCAAAACACTCGTCTAAGTTTGGAGAGTCTATTTTTGATAAAGATATTGTTAAAATAGTTAAGGATATTGTAGATAGACCTGAGTTAAATTTTTTAGGATTTCATAGTCATATTGGATCTCAGATTTTTGATGAGTTAGCTTTTTGCGAAGGTATTGAAACTATGGTTGAGTTCACAAAGAAAATTTCAGAAAAACTTAATATCTACATTCCAGATATAAATATAGGAGGAGGGTTTGGAGTTAGATATACCCAAGAGGATACTGATGTTAATTTGAAAAAAATAATGAAAAAAATTATCAGATGTTTAGAAGATAGTTTAGTAAAAGAAGAGATAGGTATAAAAAATGTGACTATAGAACCTGGGCGATCTATTGTGGCTCAAGCTGGAAGTACTCTTTATACAGTTGGCGGTGAAAAAGAAACATATGGTGGTGAAAAATATATTTTTATTGATGGAGGGATGACAGATAATATAAGACCAGCTCTTTATCAAGCTAAATATGAGAGTGTCGTTGCAAATAAACTTAATGAAGCAGAGAAAGAAGTAGTAACTATAGCTGGAAAATGTTGTGAATCGGGAGATATCATAGCTAAAAATGTAAGATTAGGAAAATGTAGAGAGAATGATCTGATTCTTGTTAGCTGTACAGGTGCTTATGGACATTCTATGAGTAGTAATTACAACAAAGCTTTAAAACCAGCAGTGGTGTTTGTAAAAGATGGAAAAAGTTATCTTGTTTCTAAAAGAGAAAGTTATGATGATTTAACAAAAAATGATATACTATTGGAAAATATATTTTAAGGAGATGCAATTTATGAATATAGAACTTTTAAAAAAACACAGCGAAAATATAAAAAATTGGTTGGTAAAGGTGAGAAGAGATTTTCATGAGCACCCAGAACTAGGAACTCAAGAGTTTAGAACTCACGATAAAATTTGTGAATATTTAGATGAGATGAATATTCCTCATAGAACTTCATTTGATACAGGAGTTATAGCTGAAATTGAGGGAGAAAATAAAAATATAACAATAGCTTTAAGAGGAGATATAGATGCACTTCCTATACAGGATATAAAAAGTGTTGATTATGCTTCAAAAAATAGTGGAATTTGCCATGCTTGTGGACATGATGTACATACAACTGTGGTTTTAGGAGTGGCAAAATATTTTTATGAAACAAAAGAGAAGCCACCTGTAAATATAAGATTATTTTTCCAACCTGCTGAGGAAACTGTTGGAGGGGCAAAACCTATGATTGAGGATGGAGCTCTTGATGGAGTTAATGCTGTTTATGGGTTACATGTAGATGAAACTATAGATGTTGGAAAAATTGGAATAAAGTACGGAGCTATGAATGCTTCTTCAGATACCTTAAGAATAAAGATAAAGGGGGAAAGTTGTCATGGTGCTTATCCAAGTAGAGGTGTGGATGCGCTTTTAATAGCATCTCATGTGATTATTGCTCTACAGAGTATTGTAAGTAGAAATTTAGATGCTAGAGAATCTGGTGTAATAACAATTGGAACAATAAACGGTGGAACTGCTGGGAATATTATATCAAATGAGATTGAACTTAGAGGAACTTTGAGAACTTTAGATCCAGACGTTAGAGCTAGAATGAAAAAAAGAATTGAAGAGATTGTAACAACTCTGCCTTTAGCTTTTGGTGGAAAGGGTGAGATTGATATAGAGCCTGGTTACATAGCTTTAATAAATCACGACAGATCTGTAGATATTATTAAAAAAAGTGCTACTGAACTTTTTGGAGAGGATAGTATCTATGAAAAAAAGCTAGCTAATATGGGAGTGGAAGATTTTGCATATTTCATTGAAAACACTGAGGGAGCATTCTTTACTTTAGGAGTTAGAAATAGCGAGAAAAATATAAAAACTCAGGCTCATAATGGAAACTTTGATGTTGATGAGGAAGCAATTGTCAATGGAGTAATGATGCAAATACTAAATGTATATAACTCAATTTAGGGAGGAAATCATGGAAAAATTTGATCAACTAAAATCTAAGTTACAAAATATAATTAATGAATTTTCAGGAAAAGTAGGCATTATAGTTAAGGTTGATGGAGAGGAGATATTTTCTAAAAATGAAAGTAAAGTTTTTCAATCAGCTAGTTTGATAAAGCTTTTTATTTTAGAGGCACTTTTAGAAAAAATATCTCAAGGGGAACTGT is part of the Cetobacterium somerae genome and encodes:
- a CDS encoding VOC family protein, which gives rise to MKVHHVCIETSKYNESIFFYTKVLNFSLKKETPNFHGRDYNSWLELDGFYIELQTPKNKERKESIPNDKGLVHVCFFVEDIFKELERIKLIYNKFKLKNNEILYNVEGGMLFKLVAPEGTIIEIRDNPLF
- a CDS encoding YfcC family protein; this translates as MNSESNLNLKNSGRAGAKGKELKIKKFKIPHTYVIIAGMIILSFIGTYIIPAGVYERVKDVNSGRMIIAPETFTYVANTPVKFFSFTEHNLFTVLIRGLQATSGIVFFTFLVCGFFNMIQRTGAIDSGIAKVAYLFRNKGMLLIPVVMFVFSIGGVAIGMNTEAIAFVPLGVLLARALGFDAMVGMAMVALGAGVGFVGGFINPFTVGVAHSIAGLPIYSGMGFRVAVYIVLYVATVLYIMRYARKVKENPFSSVVFDLEVKQKSMSNISTDNQEIPDLTFRQKGVLLVMLIGFITLTYGVLKHGWGTEQLISIFMFMGITSSFVAGISPTDSANNFLDGARGVVFGALAVGLARGILVVLEDGQIIDTILFYLSSKISSLPGVISALLMYCVQIITNLFIPSGSGQAATTMPIMAPLGDMIGVSRQTVVLAFQYGDGFTNYINPTAGGLMSYLAISQISYEKWVKWMAPLMGIWLSIGAAAIVIAYFIGY
- the murI gene encoding glutamate racemase; protein product: MKVGVFDSGVGGLTVLKELLKELDSAEFIYYGDSFNSPYGTKTIEDIQKLCYKISEFLINKDVDLIVIACNTATVASLDYLKEKFPTLPIIGVINPGATMALRESKNKKIGVLSTPLTAKTNAYKNAIQNLNESYEVYQQGCELLCPMIEKGWKDTEESHNILKNYIEKLPKDIDTLILGCTHYPYLEEKIRDITQCTIVNPAKETARLVGEQLKKLKSVANLKNYNKISYYVTGDLENFITVGEQLLDQKMVDVHKI
- a CDS encoding DUF3870 domain-containing protein produces the protein MKEKYIVGTAKTSIDNAITKNYNSFFVGFIIDENGKILDVEASAILKITNDFIKKIFIGKDFIKDFEEISSIILKNYLGSSQKSIIVAYKDAIKKYNQSAN
- the lysA gene encoding diaminopimelate decarboxylase; amino-acid sequence: MKYLGTMTNVDGVLEIGGVSVKELQEKYGTPLYIYDLEFMEKNIKDLRESFVSEKFKTTIVYASKAYLSKGMAQIVEKNGLDIDAVSGGELYTILNSNFPTKRVHMHGNNKSLEEIEMCVKNEIGSIILDNRFEAEKVALVCRKFNKKMNVMLRLNIGIDAHTHEYIKTSKHSSKFGESIFDKDIVKIVKDIVDRPELNFLGFHSHIGSQIFDELAFCEGIETMVEFTKKISEKLNIYIPDINIGGGFGVRYTQEDTDVNLKKIMKKIIRCLEDSLVKEEIGIKNVTIEPGRSIVAQAGSTLYTVGGEKETYGGEKYIFIDGGMTDNIRPALYQAKYESVVANKLNEAEKEVVTIAGKCCESGDIIAKNVRLGKCRENDLILVSCTGAYGHSMSSNYNKALKPAVVFVKDGKSYLVSKRESYDDLTKNDILLENIF
- a CDS encoding M20 metallopeptidase family protein, producing the protein MNIELLKKHSENIKNWLVKVRRDFHEHPELGTQEFRTHDKICEYLDEMNIPHRTSFDTGVIAEIEGENKNITIALRGDIDALPIQDIKSVDYASKNSGICHACGHDVHTTVVLGVAKYFYETKEKPPVNIRLFFQPAEETVGGAKPMIEDGALDGVNAVYGLHVDETIDVGKIGIKYGAMNASSDTLRIKIKGESCHGAYPSRGVDALLIASHVIIALQSIVSRNLDARESGVITIGTINGGTAGNIISNEIELRGTLRTLDPDVRARMKKRIEEIVTTLPLAFGGKGEIDIEPGYIALINHDRSVDIIKKSATELFGEDSIYEKKLANMGVEDFAYFIENTEGAFFTLGVRNSEKNIKTQAHNGNFDVDEEAIVNGVMMQILNVYNSI